From Serratia fonticola:
AGCGCAGCGGTCTTTCAGAATTGAGTACTCCGGCAGCGGTTAGCGTGCTTAATGGCGATGAACTTCGTCAGGCCAGGCCGCAGATTAATCTCTCCGAAGGGCTGGGCAGCGTGCCGGGGCTGCAAATTCAAAATCGCCAGAATTATGCGCAAGATTTGCAACTGTCAATCCGTGGGTTTGGCTCGCGCTCAATGTACGGTGTACGCGGCGTGCGCATTTATGTGGATGGTATTCCTGCCACCATGCCGGATGGTCAAGGGCAAACGTCGAATATCGATCTTAATTCAGTGGATAAGATTGAGGTCTTGCGCGGGCCGTTTTCTGCTCTGTATGGCAACGCTTCTGGTGGCGTCATCAACGTAGAGACCGAAACCGGCCAACAGCCGGACAAGATTGAAGCGGGTATGTATAGCGGCAGTGACGGCACCTGGCGCTACGGCATGAAAGCCAGCGGTGCAACCGGCGATGGCACGCACGCAGGTGACGTGAACTACGCCGTCTCCGCGACTCGTTTTACTACCGAAGGGTTCCGCGACCACAGCGGGGCACGCAAGAACCTGGGTAACGCGCGTTTGGGTGTGCGCATTGATGATGTCAGCACGCTGACGCTGTTGTTTAACTCGGTGGATATTAATGCCGACGATCCCGGTGGTTTAACCGAAGCCGAATGGCACGACAATCCGCGCCAGGCACCAAGAGCAGGTCAATACAACACGCGTAAAACCATTTCGCAAACCCAGGCCGGGTTGCGCTATGAACGCCAGATGAGCGCCAATGACGATCTGAGCATCATGACTTACGCCGGTGAGCGGGAAACCACGCAGTATCAGTCAATTCCTGTAGCCGTACAGCAGCGTAGTGAACAACATCCCGGCGGAGTGATCTCTCTGGCGCGTCATTACCAGGGCATCGATACTCGCTGGACTCATCGCGGTGAAATCGCCACGTTGCCCTTCAGCGTGACGGGGGGGCTCGACTACGAAACCATGACTGAGCAGCGCAAAGGCTATGAGAATTTCACGGTAGTCAACGGCGTTAGCGAATTAGGGACCAAGGGTAATCTACGGCGGGATGAACGCAACCTGATGTGGAATGTGGATCCCTATCTGCAAACTTCCTGGAACCTGACCCAACGTTTGACGCTGGATGCCGGAGTGCGCTTCAGCACCGTCAATTTCGATTCCAACGATCACTATATTACCGGCAGTAATGGTGATGACAGTGGTGACGCCCGCTATCACCAGTGGTTGCCAGTAGGCTCGCTCAACTATGCGTTGACCAAGGGCTGGAATGTGTACGCTTCCGCCGGGCGTGGCTTTGAAACCCCTACCATCAATGAACTCTCTTATCGCCCAGGTGGCGTGGCGGGGCTCAATCTTGGTCTAAAACCTGCTACCAGCGATACCGTTGAACTGGGAAGCAAGACCCGTATCGGCAACGGCCTGTTCAGCGCGGCGTTGTTCCAGACGGATACCAAAAACGAAATTGTCGTCGATGAGAGCAGCAACGGGCGCACCAGCTACAAGAACGCGGGGCAAACCCGTCGCCGTGGGGTGGAGTTAGCGCTGGATCAACAGTTCAGCTACGACTGGCGTCTGCAAATGGCCTGGACGCTGCTGGATGCCACTTACCGCGATGATGTCTGTGGCGACAGCACCTGTTCTGCCGCAAAGCAGGTGCCAAAGGGCAACCGCCTGCCCGGGATTGCCCGCAATATGGGGTACGCCTCGCTGGCCTGGTCGCCGCCGCAAGGTTGGTTCGCCGGTGCTGAAGTGCGCTACATGAGCGATATCCAGACCAACGATCAGAATTCACAGCAGGCACCGTCCTACACCGTGGCGGCGCTGAATACCGGATATCGCTACCCGGTAGGGAACTGGCAATTTACCGTTTTTGGCCGGGTGGACAATCTGTTTGATCGCCAGTACGTCGGCTCGGTGATTGTCAACGAAGGCAATGGCCGCTATTTCGAACCTGCTCCAGGCAGAAACTGGGGTGGGGGCATGAGTGTTGCTTATTCATTTGAGTAGTAAGCAGTAGTACAGCGGGGAACCTAACCCCCGTTGAGTTGTTATCTTGGGATGGTTATTTATTACACCAGTGAGTGCGCCAAAATTTGCGCGTTGCTAGCGGTGGGAGAAAGTGAATATGGCAAAGACAGGCAATAAACGAAGTATAGGGAATTACTTGATGTGGCTGCTGGGGGGGCTGATGGGTGTCATCGGCCTCGCGCTGGCAATCGGCGGCGTTTACCTGGCTTCATTGGGGGGGAGCCTCTATTTTGGGCTGATGGGCGTGGTGATGCTGATCGCTGCGGTACTGGTGATCAAGCTCAAACCTGCGGGCATATGGGTGTATGCGCTGGCCTTTGTGTTCACCCTGATTTGGGCGTTGTGGGATGTTGGCCTGGATTTCTGGCCGTTGTTCTCACGCTTGTTTATGTTCGGCGTGCTGGCCTTCCTGGCCGCGTTGGCCTATCCATGGTTGAAGAAACGTGCCGGTCATCCGGTTCGCGGCTTCGTCAGCTATTCTTTGGCTGGGTTGCTGGCGGTTGCGCTGGTGGCCGGATTTGGTTACACCTTTGTGCCTACGCCACTGGTGGCGGCCAAGGAAGATATCCCGGTTAAACCGGTGGCTGCCGGTAGTGAGCAGAAAAACTGGGAACATTGGGGGAATACCACCCACGGTGACCGTTTTGCCGCGCTGGATCAGATCAACAAGTCTAACGTCAGCAAGCTGAAGGTGGCGTGGATTGCCCATACCGGCGATATTCCACAAAGCAACGGTTCCGGCGCTGAAGACCAGAATACTCCGCTGCAGGTCGGCAATACCCTGTATGTCTGTACCGCCTACGGCAAAGTGCTGTCGTTGGAGGCCGATACCGGCAAACAACAGTGGTCATTCGATCCTAAAGCCTCAGCCCCTAACTGGCAGCGCTGCCGTGGCCTGGGTTATTACGACAATGCGGCTCAGCCTGCCTCATCGCCAGTGGTTGCCGCTAGCGCTACGGCACCAGCCATGTGCGAACGCCGTCTGTTCCTGCCAACCATCGATGCGCGTTTGATTGCCATTGATGCCGATACCGGCAAACCTTGCGCCGACTTTGGTGATAACGGCACCGTCGATCTGAAAGCGGGCATGGGCGAAGTTAAACCGGGTTATTACCAGCAAACCTCAACCCCATTGGTGGCGGGTAACCTGGTGGTCGTCGGTGGCCGCGTGGCGGACAACTTCTCTACCGGCGAACCTCCTGGTGTGGTGCGTGCTTATGATGTGCATACTGGTGAACTTGCCTGGGCATGGGATCCGGGTAATCCGGCCATTACCAAGCTGCCACCAGCGGGTGAAACCTATACGCGCGGTACGCCGAACGTATGGTCCGCAATGTCCTACGACGCCAAACTGAATCTGATCTATCTGCCGACCGGTAACGCCACCCCTGACTTCTTTGGCGGCGAGCGTACCGCGCTGGATGATAAATACAGTTCTTCCATTGTGGCTGTTGATGCCACCAGCGGCAAAGTGCGTTGGCATTTCCAAACCACGCACCATGATCTGTGGGACTTTGACCTGCCGTCTCAACCGTTACTGTACGATCTGCCAGATGGTAAGGGTGGCACGACACCCGTGCTGGTGCAAACCAGTAAGCAGGGCATGATCTTTATGCTCAACCGTGAGAACGGTCAGCCGGTGGCGAAAGTGGAAGAGCGTGAAGTACCGCAGGGCAATGTGCCTGGCGAACGTTACTCCAAAACCCAGCCGTTCTCGGTGGGAATGCCGAATATTGGCAACCAGACGCTGACCGAGTCAGACATGTGGGGCGCAACGCCGCTCGATCAACTGCTGTGCCGTATCGAGTTCAAAGGGATGCGTCACCAGGGCGTCTATACACCGCCGGGTATCGACCGTGCTCTACAATATCCTGGCTCGTTGGGCGGGATGAACTGGGGTAGCGTTTCGGTGGATCCGAACAATGCCATCATGTTTGTTAACGATATGCGTTTGGGGCTGGCCAACTCGATGGTGCCACGCAGCAAGGTGCCGACCGGCGCCAGCGGCATCGAAATGGGTCTGGTTCCGATGGACGGTACGCCGTTCGGTGCGATCCGTGAACGCTTCCTTTCCCCACTGGGCATTCCATGCCAGAAGCCACCGTTTGGCACCATGTCAGCGGTAGACCTGAAGTCTGGCAAGCTGGTGTGGCAGGTTCCGGTAGGTACGGTGCAGGATACGGGGCCGCTGGGCATCAAAATGCGTATGCCTATGGAAGTGGGCATGCCAACGCTGGGTGCTAGCCTGTCTACTCAATCCGGTCTGCTGTTCTTTGCTGGTACTCAGGATTTCTACCTGCGTGCCTTCGATACGGCAACTGGGAAAGAGATCTGGAAAGAGCGCCTGCCAGTGGGCAGCCAGTCCGGCCCAATGACCTTTGTGTCGCCGAAGAACGGCAAGCAATACATTATCATCAGCGCTGGTGGTGCTCGTCAGGCCGTAGAGCGGGGTGACTATGTCATTGCTTATGCTCTGCCGGACGAAAAGTAACTAGCTGGTAGTTCACCAATAAATAAAGGGGTTAGCATTGCTGCTAACCCCTTTATTGTTTTCCGCGGTGGTCGAAATCAGACCTTGGAACCCCAGAGATCGTACTCGTCGGCGTTCTCAATCTTCACTTTGACGATGTCGCCGACTTTGACATTGGCTTCACCGTTGAGGTAGACCGCGCCGTCGATTTCCGGTGCGTCCGCCATGCTGCGGCCAATAGCACCTTCCTCATCCACTTCGTCGATCAGCACCAGCACTTCGCGGCCAATCTTGTCTTGCAAGCGTTGGGCGGAGATTTGCTGCTGCAGCTGCATAAAGCGATGGAAGCGTTCTTCCTTCACCTCTTCTGGCACTGGGTCAGCCAGTTCATTAGCGGCAGCACCTTCTACCGGGCTGAACTTGAAGCAGCCAACGCGATCCAGCTTGGCTTCGGTAAGGAAGTCGAGCAGCATCTGGAAGTCTTCTTCGGTTTCCCCAGGGAAGCCAACGATAAAGGTGGAGCGCAGCGTCAGCTCCGGGCAGATTTCGCGCCAGCGCTTGATGCGCTCCAGCGTGCGTTCAACCGCGCCAGGGCGTTTCATCAGCTTGAGGATCTTCGGGCTGGCGTGCTGCAGTGGAATATCCAGATAAGGCAGGATCTTGCCTTCTGCCATCAGCGGGATCACGTCATCCACGTGCGGGTAAGGGTAAACGTAGTGCAGACGCACCCAGGCACCCAGGCTGGAAAGCTGCTCACACAGGCTGACCATGCTGGTTTTTACCGGCTGGCCGTTCCAGAAACCGGTACGGTGTTTGACATCGACGCCGTAGGCTGAGGTGTCTTGTGAGATCACCAACAGCTCTTTCACCCCAGATTCCACCAGGCGTTTGGCTTCATCCAGCACGGAGCCGATCGGGCGGCTGTCCAAGTCGCCACGCATCGATGGGATGATGCAGAAGGTGCAGCGATGGTTACAGCCTTCGGAAATCTTCAGGTAGGCGTAGTGCTTTGGCGTCAGCTTCACGCCCTGCGCCGGGGTCAGGCTGGTAAAGGGGTTATGTTCCGGTTTCGGCACATATTGGTGAACGTGGGACAAAACCTGTTCGTAGCTGTGCGGCCCGGTAATTTCCAGGACCTTCGGATGCACCTCACGGATTTGGTTTTCCTTGGCACCGAGGCAGCCGGTCACAATCACCTTGCCATTCTCGTTCAAGGCTTCACCGATCGCTTCCAGTGACTCTTGAACGGCGCTGTCGATAAAGCCGCAGGTGTTCACGATCACCAGCTCGGCATCATCATAGCGAGGCACTACCTGGTAACCTTCGTTACGCAGTTCAGTCAGGATCCGTTCAGAATCAACCAGGTTTTTCGGGCAACCTAGTGAGACAAAGCCGACACGGGGGGCTTTTGGGGTCATAGTTTGTGACATAGCTCAATCCAAAATAGAAACGGGCGGATTTTACACTTGGGCAACGGGAAATTACACCGTTATATGTTGGCGGCGTAAACAAAAACGGCCTAGATTGATGACAAAGTGGCCGGATTTTTAACGGCCAAACTGTTCGACCGTAGGGGCGCTGCATGCTGCACCCGTCTAGACGCATCAGCAGCAGTCTCAGCTATAGCAGTATAAGCCGTTTTGATGGCGATCTATAACCAGCCGGAACGCTTGAGTTTTTGGTACAGGAAGCAAGCTAAGAGGTCCGGAATTCTAATGGGGTTAACTCTCTCAACGAGCTCAATCTCGCTTATGCGTAGACTCTCACTAGGTTGTTACAACGTTTAAGGTAAAGTTGTTCGCACGGATGACGATAACAGCAGAAACGTATGGTTAGACTAAGGAGCGATTTTTTATGAAGAAGTTGTTAATACTTTCGTTATTGTTCAGTTCACCGTTATATGCAGCAGAGGCTGATGTGGGGAAGGCCTGTAAGGCCGCAGCTGCTTCTATGTTCGGCCGCGATCACAAGATCATGAAATTGGACAAGGTTAAATCAGGTATAGCTTATGTTCATTACATTAGGAAGGACGATAACTCCCGTTGGGGTATCAAGTGCAAGCTAATCGGCGATCAAGTTTTATGGGCTTCAGATAACCCTGATAGCATTGGTCGTTGGCGTGATGATCCTATGGATAGTGTCGTGAAATACTCAATCAGTGGGGGGGATTTAACGGTCACTGAAACGTATAGTGATGGCTCCAGTACCAAAAATACCTATCCAATTAAGCAACTTTAAGCGAAATAAAAAAGCTTTCTTGCCTACATTTGCAAGGAGGCTTTTATCCCCAAAATGAAAGCTATATTCTTTGGGGATTCATCAGGGTGTATCAGTTTTTTTATTAATTAATATAATAATCAATATCATAGCTATGTTTTGCGTTTGTTCTGGATCCTCGGGAAAATCTCGCAATCGGAACTGATCGTTAGCTGTTGGGTGAAATTTCGTATAGGTATCTCTGTTTGTGGCATTGGTTGGAAATCGGATTTTTCTAAAAGGGTAAGCTTGATACCAAACAATGCTGCTGGCGGCCGCAAAAATAAGGCAAAAGGATACTTTATGAGTTTGAGTAAAACAGGTTATCCCGATGGGGAACGGGTCAGGGCTGTTTGGGATTGCTGCCACGATCTGTATGTTCAATTAGGTCGGGCACCAACCAGTCAAGAATTTAAGGCAGAGATCAACAGACGTGAACCTGACAGGGTTGGGATTAGCACCCATTCGCGACAATGGGGGGATTGGATGCGTTATCATGGATTTAGTAGTAATACTTTGCTTGATGATCATGAGATTCCTGATGAGTACCTTGAACCTAACCGACTCAGAGTTGTTTATGCTGTTCGAAAGTTAGGCGAGGCTTCAGCCATCGATGTAATAAATTGGATAATGAATAGCAACGCCCCACTAAAAGCGAATGAAATTCGCATTCAGTTGGACGCGTTAACTGTGAACAGTAATCATCGATATCGCTATTTACAAGGAAGAACAGATACGCGAAGCGATAAGGGGCATCCTTGTGATACCTTTTACCGTTCAGGAGAGCTGAGAGCTACGCGCTATGTCGAATATATTCCTGAATTGCATGGTGTATGGGATATAGCTGATGATGGAAAGACCCCGATTAAGATTGTAGATCCGTGGCATACCGATGCGATCATGCACCAACTCCGTATTGAAACTTGCGACAATGACACAGAAACAACAGATGATGATTTCAACGATGCTCGCGTGAGGGCAATGCGTGAAGCTGTCATTCGCGAAGGGCAACCTATCTTTAGACGGCGGCTAATGGCGGCCTATCAGGGAAAATGTCCCGTAACGGGCTCAACTATTACGGCATTGCTTGAGGCTGCACATATCAGGCCTTACGCAGGAGCATGGCATTGTGAGGCAAAACACGGAATTCTCCTTAAAACCGATATTCATACGCTTTTTGATAAAGGCCTACTTTGGCTTGATGATGATTTTCAAGTCTGTTTGGCCCCTATGTTATTAGATTCCGAGTATGCAGAATTGTTAGGCCGAAGGATTGATCTGCCAAATTCCAAGGGCGATTGGCCACTGAGAGAACATCTGGCTCGCCATCGAGAGTTTTGCACTGGTATTTTGCAGTAGCTAACTCCTGAAACTGGAGTCATTGATTATCTGAGTAGGCGCAGCATGGAGATAAGCGGGCGCAGCATGCAGCGCCCCTACGTCGCGTATCCAGTTGAGTAATGCCAGTACGGATCTATAACCAGCCGGAACGCTTGAGTTTTTGGTACAGGAAGAAGCAACCGGCGACGGTGACGCCCAGCGTGGTGTGGTAAGCCCAGGGGAACTTCAATTCGGGCATATCCGAGAAGTTCATGCCGTACAGGCTGAAGATCACCGTTGGAATGGCCAGGATCGCCCCCCAGCCTGCCAATCGCTTAACCACTTCGTTTTGCTTGACGGTCACCAATGCCAGATTGACGTGCATGGCGTTGGTCAGCATTTCGCGCATATCATCTATCGTGCTGGCGACCTGCCGGGTATGGTCCTGCACGTCGCGAACGTAGGCCCGCAATTCTTTAGGGATCACATCCTCATGCAGATGGATCAGTTGGTTGCAGATCTCATCCATCGGCAGGGCGGCATTACGCAGGCCGAGCAGGTGGCGGCGCAGGCTGTAGACGTTTTCGATGGCGGTTTCGTCAAACTCCGACCTGAACATGTTGGACTCAATGTCTTCGATCATCGTTTCGAACTTGCCGACGATATGGCGATAGTTGTCGACGATAAAATCCAATACCGAATACAGCGCAAAACCAGGCCCGTGGCACAGTTGCTTGGGGTTTTCCTCTGCCTTGGCGCGGATAGGCGCATAGCTGGAAGAAGCACCGTGGCGCACGCTGATCAGGAAGTTTTTACCAACGAAAAAGTGGGTCTCACCGTATTCGACTTCTTCTTTCATCCACTGTGCGGTTTTCACCACGATGAACAGCGAGTCACCATAGGTCTCTATTTTCGGCCGTTGATGGGCACATAAGGCGTCTTCGATCGCCAGATCGTGCAGGCCGAACTCCTCCTGGATCTTGCGCATGAACGCGTCTTCCGGTTGCCACAAGCCCAGCCAGATAAAGGTGTCCGGCTCCTTGACCACTTCACTGATATCTTCAATCGTCACGTCGGTCAGCCGTTTACCGGCCTTGTACGCCACGCAGTTGATTACCATTGCTTGGGTTTCCATCGCGTTACCTGTCAGTCTGTGAGGGTTTTGGTGAAGAAATAGCGTTCATGTTCTACCGGATAATCGTGTAGCGTCATCTGAAGCTGATAGCCCAGTTTTTCGTAGAATGGCCGAGCCTGGAAGCTGAAAGTATCTACCCGAGCATAGCGGCACCCAGCGGCAATCGCCTGCTGTTCGGCCGCCTGGATTATTTTCCTGCCGACCCCTTCACCCCGCAATGTATCGGAAACCCATAGCAGCTCAATGCTCAGCCAGCGGCCTACGGTGCTGCCGGTTAAGCCAGCAATCTTATTGCCGTTATCATCCAGGGCAAATACCCCGATGTTCTTATTCAGAATATCGCCGACGAATTGATGATTATAGGCCATCAAATGGTTACGGATTTCTGCGGTTTCTTCTGGCTGTAGTGCGTCTGTTACGGTGATCTTCATTGTGCCTCCTGGACGGTTCAACTAACTTAAGCACAGCAAAGAAAAAATGCAACATATTGAAATTTAGATTAAAGCACGAACTTTACCGTCTGGGCTAAACTCATTGGACTCTACCAATTTAAGGAGATGACATGTTGCGGCCTTTTTTGATTGCGGGTTGGTTGCTGTTCGGCAATGGCCTGCTGCATGCGGCACCGGTAGTGACTGAATTACAGGACAGCCTTGAGCATCCCTGGTCGCTGGCCTTCTTGCCGAACGATAGCGGTATCCTGATAACGGAACGTCCTGGCCGTTTGCGGTTATGGCAGCCGTCTGCCGGGCTTTCCTCACCAATAACCGGTGTGCCAGACGTCTATGCGCAGGGGCAAGGAGGATTACTAGACGTGGTGCTGGCTCCGGATTTTGTCACTAGCCGCCGGGTTTACCTTAGCTTTGCAGAGGCAGGGGATGCAGACAAGGCCGGTACCGCTGTCGGTTATGGGCGCCTGAGTGCAGACAATAAACAGCTGGAAGATTTTCGTGTCATTTTTCGCCAGCAGCCCAAGTTGTCTACCGGCAACCATTTTGGCTCTAAACTCGCCTTTGATCGCCAGGGCTATCTGTTTATTACCTTGGGTGAAAACAACCAACGAGCGACGGCTCAGGAAACGGACAAACTGCAAGGCAAAATTGTTCGGCTAACGGCAGAGGGCAAGGTACCCGCCGATAACCCGTTTGTTGACCAAAAGGGCAAGCGACCGGAGATTTGGTCTTATGGCCATCGCAATCCGCAAGGATTGGTGCTGAACCCCTGGAGTGGGGAGATTTGGGAGCATGAGCATGGCCCACGCGGCGGTGATGAAATCAATATTCCTCTACCGGGCAAAAACTATGGCTGGCCGATAGCGACCTATGGAATTAATTATTCAGGGTTAGCCATCCCTGAAGCTAAGGGCCAGGTTGTGCCAGGAACCGAACAGCCGCTGAATTATTGGAAAGTTTCGCCGGGGGTCAGCGGGATGGCGTTTTACGATAACCCGCGATTCCCCCAATGGCAGCACTCTCTGTTTATTGGCGCGTTGGCACAACGGGATCTGATCCGTTTGACGCTGGACGGTGACAAAATAGTGGCAGAAGAGCGGCTATTGGGCGATCGCAATGAGCGTATTCGCGACGTGCGCGTCGGGCCGGATGGTTACCTTTATCTGCTGACCGATGACAGTAATGGGAAACTGCTGCGGGTTGGGCGCGATTAGCGCCCAGTCAGATGAGTTTGAGATCGGCGGCGGTGATGACCTCTCTGGAGTTCATTCGGATAATCCGCCGCACGATTTCGTCGTCTAGCCCTGCGTTGTACGAAGAGCCTCGGTAGGGGCACTGTGGCAATTAAGTGAGCGGTATCATCACCGCGTGCTGGTAAGCAGGGCGTGCGCATAACCGCTGATACCAGCGTTCCATATGCGGGCTGGGCTGGCGTTCGATCGGCATGGAAAACCAGGCGTAAACAAAGCTGCCGAGCGGAATATCGCCGATGCCGAACTCTTGGCCTGAGAGGAAAGGCTGCTCAGCCAACGTCCGTTCGATGATAGCAAAGTGTTGCTCCAGTTCAGCAATGCCAGCCTCAATCAGGGCCATATCACGCTTTTCGGGCGGAGTGCGAACCATGCCCCAGAACACGTTGCGGAAGGGGCCGGTGATGGTTGAGGTATTCCAGTCCATCCATTTTTCTGCCGCAGCGCGAGCCTGGAGATCCTGCGGGTAGAATGGCGTCTGGCCGAACTTGGCCGCCAGATAACGCACGATGGTATTGGATTCCCACAGCACGAAATCCCCATCCTGCAACAGCGGTACCAGACCGTTGGGGTTGAGCGATCGGTAAGGTTCTTCGTTAACCTTGCCGTAGGCACCACCGGCGTTGATATGGGTGTAATTCAGCCCTAACTCAGCGGCACACCAGCGCACTTTCTTGACGTTGTTAGAATTTTCACGGCCCCAAATGGTCAGCACAAAGCACCTCTTCATCGACAGATAAAAGTAACTCTCATACCTACGCTACAAAGCCGTTTTTGTCACCTTGAAATCAGCGTTCCCAGTGGCAGACTTCCCAACCGTGCAGCTCTGCCAACGCGCCAAGATCGCTATTCGGGTTGATAACGGTGGCGCTGTCGACGTATTCCAGCATGGCTTTATCGTTAATGGAGTCGCTATAGCCGTGGCTATGGGCAAATTGCAGTTCAGGGTGTTGCTGTAACCACTGTTGCAGGCGGATGACCTTACCCTGCTGATAGGTCATGGTGCCGTAGGTCTTGCCGGTAAAACGGCCCTCTGACACTTCGACACCGATAGCCAGCGCGCCATCGGCCCCCAGTTGCTCGGCGATGGGGGCAACCAGATGTTCACCGGTTGCTGAAATCACCAGAATGCAGTCGCCGCGTTCGCGATGCCATTGCATGCGTTCGCGTGCCGCGGGGTAGACGCGGGGCAGGATATCCCGGCGAATATAGCGCTGCACCCAACCAGCGACGGTCTGGGTACTCAGACCCGCCAGCGGAACCAGCGTTGCCTGCATATAATCTTCCATCGACAGCTGGCCCTGATAATAGGATTGCATCAACAGCTGCTCTTGGCGTTCCAACTCTGCCGGTGCGAATCCTTCGGCTACCAGCCAGCGAACCCAAAGGCTGGCGCTGTCATCATCAATCAGGGTTTCATCCAGGTCGAACAGGGCTAAATCCATCAATATTTCTCCGGCAAGGAATGCTGCGGGCTATAGGATAACGGATACGCGCGGCTGTGAACCAGTTGCCGCGGTGAAATGCTCAGAGCATAAGTAACTTTGATGACAGTGCGGCGACGGTTTGTTGAAAGTTTGCATAACCTGGCACATAGCCTGATTTCCAGCCAATTTCTCTGCGGTAACGTACAGTTATGTAAAAATGCAGAAAAATCAGCCTAAACCCTGCAAAAATAAGAGCAATCTAATAAACTCACAACGAGGGCACTTTCGGTGCCGCGTTGGCCCAAATGGGAGCCGCTGGGTATTTCGCGGTTGGCAGCGCGGCCTCGTGCCACTCTCGCTGGTTGGCTGAAAACGTGAACATGTTTGAAAGTTAACGCTATTTCAATGGTTTGAATGGACACTCTGGCGACGTCATGATGAAAAATAACCGTTCCACTCCTCTTGGTAAATTGGCCCTCAGCGTAGGTGTCATGTTGTTGGTTGTGCCTACCGTACAGGCAGCAGAGGCTCCGGCCGCACCGCAGGTCGATGCGAAAGCCTATGTATTGATGGATTACGACAGCGGCAAGATCCTGGCAGAAGGTAATGCGGATACCCGTCTAGATCCCGCGAGCCTGACTAAAATCATGTCCAGTTACGTGATTGGCCAGGCGATGAAAGCCGGTAAGATCAAACCGGACGATCTGGTCACCGTGGGCAAAGATGCCTGGGCAACCGGCAACCCGGTGTTGCGTGGTTCTTCTTTGATGTTTATCAAACCCGGCGATCAGGTGCCGG
This genomic window contains:
- a CDS encoding GNAT family N-acetyltransferase translates to MKITVTDALQPEETAEIRNHLMAYNHQFVGDILNKNIGVFALDDNGNKIAGLTGSTVGRWLSIELLWVSDTLRGEGVGRKIIQAAEQQAIAAGCRYARVDTFSFQARPFYEKLGYQLQMTLHDYPVEHERYFFTKTLTD
- a CDS encoding glutathione S-transferase family protein, encoding MLTIWGRENSNNVKKVRWCAAELGLNYTHINAGGAYGKVNEEPYRSLNPNGLVPLLQDGDFVLWESNTIVRYLAAKFGQTPFYPQDLQARAAAEKWMDWNTSTITGPFRNVFWGMVRTPPEKRDMALIEAGIAELEQHFAIIERTLAEQPFLSGQEFGIGDIPLGSFVYAWFSMPIERQPSPHMERWYQRLCARPAYQHAVMIPLT
- a CDS encoding magnesium and cobalt transport protein CorA, which gives rise to METQAMVINCVAYKAGKRLTDVTIEDISEVVKEPDTFIWLGLWQPEDAFMRKIQEEFGLHDLAIEDALCAHQRPKIETYGDSLFIVVKTAQWMKEEVEYGETHFFVGKNFLISVRHGASSSYAPIRAKAEENPKQLCHGPGFALYSVLDFIVDNYRHIVGKFETMIEDIESNMFRSEFDETAIENVYSLRRHLLGLRNAALPMDEICNQLIHLHEDVIPKELRAYVRDVQDHTRQVASTIDDMREMLTNAMHVNLALVTVKQNEVVKRLAGWGAILAIPTVIFSLYGMNFSDMPELKFPWAYHTTLGVTVAGCFFLYQKLKRSGWL
- a CDS encoding PQQ-dependent sugar dehydrogenase; protein product: MLRPFLIAGWLLFGNGLLHAAPVVTELQDSLEHPWSLAFLPNDSGILITERPGRLRLWQPSAGLSSPITGVPDVYAQGQGGLLDVVLAPDFVTSRRVYLSFAEAGDADKAGTAVGYGRLSADNKQLEDFRVIFRQQPKLSTGNHFGSKLAFDRQGYLFITLGENNQRATAQETDKLQGKIVRLTAEGKVPADNPFVDQKGKRPEIWSYGHRNPQGLVLNPWSGEIWEHEHGPRGGDEINIPLPGKNYGWPIATYGINYSGLAIPEAKGQVVPGTEQPLNYWKVSPGVSGMAFYDNPRFPQWQHSLFIGALAQRDLIRLTLDGDKIVAEERLLGDRNERIRDVRVGPDGYLYLLTDDSNGKLLRVGRD
- a CDS encoding HAD family hydrolase produces the protein MDLALFDLDETLIDDDSASLWVRWLVAEGFAPAELERQEQLLMQSYYQGQLSMEDYMQATLVPLAGLSTQTVAGWVQRYIRRDILPRVYPAARERMQWHRERGDCILVISATGEHLVAPIAEQLGADGALAIGVEVSEGRFTGKTYGTMTYQQGKVIRLQQWLQQHPELQFAHSHGYSDSINDKAMLEYVDSATVINPNSDLGALAELHGWEVCHWER